tgggccccacatgtcatcctcttctttctatttatttttttcctcacTTCACTCTACTTccttctctcctccccgcaAGCACTCCTGACGCCGCCCCTGCTACTCCCCGGCCGCCagcgcgccggcccccgccggcggctcctccccggccgcctccgcgccgacccctgccgccgcctcccggccGCTCAGTCTCTGCAGCGGGTGCGGGGCCATGGGGCGTCGCGAGGCGGAGCTGCGCcgccgggcaggcggcgggagggggcgggcaggcggcggcgggagggcgccggGCCGGTGGGAgggggcgggcagcggcggcgggagggcgccgggccggcgggaggcggcggcggatggctgGCCGGtggagggcggtggcggggtcGGGTGGGCAGCGGTGGCGGGCAAGCGTCGGGCGAACGGAGAAGAAACGGAGAAGAAGTAGGTTGGAATGATTCCATCTTTTTTTAGGGATGGGATGAACCCGGATCAACTGGGAATATTCCCCATccgggtcggctccaacccacctcttctccaaccaaacatggggcgaagtgggtcggctccaacccaacccacttcgacccagaaccaaacagaccctttaTTTCTTCAATGGTCCTCTATGATCAGAAAAAATAATATCATTGTGCTCTCTGTGCAGTAGCTAGCTTTAGCAACCATCCAAAAAGCTAAGCATCGGGAatatagctagctagccatCGTCTCATCAATCAAGCAGCATTGGAGTTGAAGAAGGAAGACATCGTCTTCTCGAATCATCTGGCACTTTCACACACATTTTTTTAAGGAGATACTCACACTACACTACAATAGCCATGACGATCACCCCAGAGCTGGaggacaagcagcagcagcagggcgtcATGGCGGAAACCACACAACAACCCTCCCCCTCCGTCTTCCTTGACGACCTACCCCTGCTGGCACCCTGCATCATCGACATCGACGGCGGCAAGGACGACTCCTCACCTGAGGACGACGGCAACCTTGTGCTTCCCTACATCTCGCGCATGCTCATGGAGGACATCACCGGTGAGTTCTCGGACCGGTACAACCCGGACCACCCTGCCCTCCTCAAGGCCCAGCAGCCCTTCGCCGAGATCCTCTCCAATGCCATCCAAAAGTGCCCCTGCAAGCAGCTCTCCCAGCCGGCGCCGCTGCGCATGGACACCGTGGAGGCCAAGAGCTTGCAGCTGATGACAGCCAAGGGCAGCAGCTGCGTGGACGTGGTGAGCATGGCATTCTTCAAAGGCATGGAGGAAGCTAACAAGTTCTTGCCCATTCCCACAGACAGTGATGAGACGGTCTGGCCCAGCTGCAGGCGGAAGAAGAAGAGGCttgacagggatgatgagacgACGGCGCAGGCACAAGAGGTTGGCATGAGCACCAGCAAGCAGATGGCAGCATCGCTGCAACCAGCTGagacggaggaggaagcagcTGCACGCGAGATGCTGGACAGGTTGATGCTTAACGGCTACGACCACCCAAGCCTTGCCGCCGACATGCTGGAGCCGCCATACGTTGCCATAGGGATGATGGGGAAGACGACGCCACCGCGGGGGAAAAGGCACGCAGTGGACCTGCATACCTTGCTCATTCGATGCGCCGAAGCTGTGGCCAGCAACGATTACCGTGGAGCAGCTGACCTGCTAGAGCGGATCAAGCACCACTCATCGCCGACGGGGGACGGGACCCACCGATTGGCGCACTGCTTCGCCATGGGGCTGGAGGCACGGCTGGCTGGCACAGGGAGCCAGATCTACCGGTTGTTCATGGACAAGCTTACCTCGTCCACGGTAGGCGTCCTCAAAGCCTACCAGTTCCACATGACTTCCTGCTGCTTTCTGCTGGTGCAACACCTCTTCTCCAACAAGACCATCTACAACGCTGTCAcagggaggaagaagctgcACATTGTCCACTATGGTCTAGGCCGCGGGCTCCAATGGCCAGACTTGCTGCGGTGGCTTGCACGCAGGGATGGCGGGCCGCCAGAGGTGAGGCTCACCGGTATCGACAACCCACAGCCTGGGTTTCGCCCGGCTCAGCACATTGAGGAGACAGGGCACCGGCTCAGTGAATGTGCACGCCGGATCGGTGTGCCGTTCAGGTTCCGTGGCATTGCAAAGAAATTGGAGGCCGTCCAGGTTGAGGACCTGGATATTGATCCCGATGAGGTGCTCGTCATCAACTCCATACTCCATTTGCAGAGTTTGATGGACGAGAGCGTCTTTGTCGAGAGGTCAAACCCCAGGGACATGGTGCTCAGCACCATCAGGAAGATGAGGCCATCAGTGTTCATCCACGCCGTCAACAATGGATCACACAGCAGCGCGTTCTTCATGACACGGTTCCGTGAGGTTCTCCATAGCTACACTGCACTATTTGACATGATGGACGCCATCGCCCCGAGAGACGATGACAAGAGGCTGCTGGTGGAGCGGGACATGTTCGCAGCGTGCATCACGAACATCATCGCGTGCGAGGGCATGGACCGGGTGCAGCGGCCTCAGAGCTACAAGCAATGGCAGATACGCAGCCAGCGAGCAGGTCTTAGGCAGCTACCATTGGACCCTGAGATTGTTCAGATGCTCAAGGACAAGGTGAAGAAGGAATATCACAAGTCTTTCGTGATCAATGAGGATCAACATTGGCTTCTCCAAGGATGGAAAGGACGGGTGCTCTATGCGCTCTCCATGTGGACGGCAGATGATGACAGATCTGTATTGGCACAAACTTGATCATGGTTTATGGTATGTAGTCCATCAATAGCTTTTTGTCAGTGTAACAGCTACTAGTTCCACAAATAAATTGATCctaagttttcaaaaaaaaaaaagatgcacgAATTTCCTGCTGCGCGTCCTGAGTGTTCAAGAAAAGTTCATTTCTGAAGATACAACTTTTCTAGTGTAAAATATTATAACTTCATACTTGGGATGAACTATTTAAGAATAACATGCACCAGGTTTTATATCTAACATAATGGATAGAAGGGTGCACCATCACTTTTTTGTATGTACTTTTGTTTCCTCTAGACATTAGAGAGTATATGTATACCATTGTAAATAAAACCAGACAGCACAATAATCCTTGTGCTAAACCTTATGACTCCTCAATTGTATTGATAGACCAACGAGAAGTGGAATACTACtaacaaaaaagaagaataaaaggTTATGGAACATGCACATACATTTTTCTCCAATCGGGCAGGTCCATCTAAGATTTCACATTCATAGACATTGATAAGAACATTCAATTTTATAGCACCTTAGCACGACATGACTGTGACGTTAATGCAGATGTTCAAGAGAGGAAGCCTTGGGGTGGATAAATAGGTACTTAGAGACAAGGAAGGACAAAGCAAGCGATAAAATGTGGCGAGGTTATCAAACGATGAAATGTTCAAATACACCAAAATATTGAAAGGGGACACAAGACTGACAAGAGCACAAACAGCGCACCAAGTTACAATACTAAGAATCCAACAAGCACCCACCGTATACGAGGGCATGTTCGCCTAGAGCCCTAGACCCAAGGCAATATGACCTAAGACAAACATCAAATGGACAGGCTTGAGGCAGTTTCCATTGAAAACCAAGTATCGCATGGAAAATGGCAACCACAAACTATGCAAGGATGAATGACAGCATGGATGTTTTTACAAGCAATGTTGACTTGGCTAGAGAGCAAAGAGAAGCATGGAGGATGTCCATTCTCCTGGAGTCCAATTTTAGTGCAACTAGGCAATGAGTTCAGAATATTGACAAGTATCAGAGAATGTATTAGACACTAAATAGTCAATATTGTTCGCTTGAAAGGGGTTGCAAACAATTTTAcaattaaaataaaatatatgttGTGATAAGCTACTAACCAGTAATTTCTTTTCctcttggtggtggtgatggttgTTTTGCCATGCATGTGAACCCTGATTGATTATGGCCTGATGGTGGAGCCATCGAGCCTGGAATATGAATATCAATTATACTGATAGACCGTTCAACAAGTAGCTTATCATAAGCATCTTGGGCGTCTGAGATCTCAGAAATCCAATCATGTTCCTTGACACTATAGTTGATAGATAGGCTTTCCCTTGAAACTACCGCACACAGTGGCCAGGAGCCCATGACCTGAAGTAAAAAGAGAAATGAAGGGATAAAGAAAACATTAGCATGGATACCAATTACCAAACCATCGATATCAACACCACTGAATACTACAAAAAACGAAGAGGCTTGACCAATGATAGGTCCATTGGGATATCAGCATGGATGTGCCAAAATATCCAAAATCCACGCAGCATATACCTTAAAAATATTAGTATGGGACAAGAACAAATATGATACCCCAAGTTACAGCCGGAAAAATCCAAGAAACAAGCACCATATACGAGGATATGGTTGTCTGCAGTCAGATGAGCTGACTTAATGAAGATATTTAATGGACAACAGGTGCAGTATTTACAATGAGGCACAGAAAGATTATAACTTGGTACAGACTTCAACTACAAGAGTACAGTAACCCTTAACTCCTTAACTACAGTTAGTAGTTTTGACCATTTTTAACTGTCCTCAAGTTCAAGAGTATGTCAATACTCATCCTTCAGATGGTTCCACAAGAATTTGGGCAGTCTATGCGTCTAATAAGATTTGGTGACTAAGTCGAAATGCAAGTCTTATAACCATGCATCTGTTTGTTTCATTGACAGATTCTTTACAGGGTGTAGAAGTAACAAAAGACAGTTGGGTACTAACACTAGCAAGCAGGAGGAAATAAGATGTAATTCTGGGTGTTAAACTGTAGGTAACAAAAGAATTTCGCTCAAACAATCACCTAGGTGGAGTCGCACAATAATAAGAAAAGGACATCATAGGTAAAGCCACCAcaggcaaaaaagaaaaggtacatGCTCCTTGACAGAATTTCATAGATAATGCAGATTCTTTTCCTTTCATTTGTGGAATGGGTCTAGTTTCAGTTATTTACAGAAATCTGCTGCAAGTCCGCAACTGAAGATTTGCATTGCCTATATTGCAATTACCAGGCATTATTCCAGAGGTAGATCTTCTTCACCAAACCATCTTGGAGGATCATACCCATAACCGCCTGCATGTACATCAGATAACACAGGGCTGAAGTCCCATAAATATGATATGATGCAGACCTGAAAATGTCAAACAAATAGTAATAACTAAGCACCAATAGAACAGCATACCAAGAGGATTACAGCGGCACAGACGCCAAGCAGTCAAGATTGTACCCTTTACAACACCATATCTTTTGTATGCCTGCATAGAGTACTCACTGCAAGTTGGCACATAGCGGCAGCTTGAAGGCAGTAAAGGTGATATTTCCCCTGTTCACATGGAGCTCGGCTGATGAGCAATCAATATAGAGATGCAATTGATCTTAAAAGCAAGCAGAAAACCCACTCAGGCTGCAAGCTGCAAATATGAACTTACGTTTATAAAACTTTAGCATGGATAGTGCCACATTGACTCCCAAATCCTTGACTTCCTCTGCTGAGAGTCACATGTGCACAGACTGTAGTCAAACAGACCTATTATATAGTTCTACGCAAAAAACACAACTACGTTTCTAATAAGAAGCAATGTTCAATGTGTTACCATAAAAAATGTCTCTTATATATAACAGGGCGTGCTCCCATTCCTAAATTCATGTTTTAGAAGAGCCTACATGTGCGGTAACTTTAGAGCACAGTTTTCTGTCAGTGGTTTACATCAGATAAGATCCTAATGCACATTAACCTCATGCACATTTTTAATATCCTTGCCATTGATTCACTTGGGGGAGAAAAGCCCAAGCAAAAATAGGATCCAAGCAATACACCTCATTCACTGGAAACTACAGGCTGGACATGAACTACAGTGTAGGTCTAGAATGGAACAATGGAGGCCGGTGTAAGGTAAGCTACTATTGACTAATTAGTTAATCTCAAGAtgtcctcaaaaaaaaaaatcttcagatAGGAAATTAAAATTGTGACCAAAAGGAAATACAGCACCAAGTACTTAAAAAAAACCCCCATCAGATAACCATTCCTGAGATTTCAGGAAACCTGATGTCACTACACTGACCTTCGTCGTCAGCAGCACATCGGACTCTCCGCGCCGGAATCTTTCTCCTCTTCTGGTACGAAGCACCGAAAGAAACTAGAGATCAAAGACAAAGAAGCAGGCATGAGATTATTATGGAGAAAACTTTGTGTTCTGGAACCGATTGACCGAATAAATCTTTGAACTCGAGTAACCGGAGCGTGGGACGAGGGGTTCACCTGTGATTCCGGCAAGAGGTTGCGCAGCCCGAACAGGCAagaaggaggcggaggtggagggggcagcggcggccatggcgacggcggcgcgccggcgcgggaACACGAGCGGGTGGTGGTTGGCGATTTCTTGcagattttcctttttttttttctttttttttgttctcttACTGGATAATAATAACAGAGTTTGGATAGACTTGTTCGCAGGCTTTGGGCCTTTTGGTGTCTCAACTTGCATGGGCCGGGCCTTGCAAAGAATTTTTGGGCCAACTTCGTCGGCTTGGCTGACCGGTGATGAAATTAGTTTTCCTTGATAGCATGACTGAGAAAGCAACGAATACTGCAAGTCAATTGATTAACAAAAATTTTAGATGCACAAAATATTTTCTGAAATTTTAGATGCTTCAGTTGAGATTTGTGTGTTAAAAATGTGATCTGGTTAGAGAAATTTCTTCaaagcaaataaataaaaatcattttcgccgccgccgtgaagaATATATATTCTTCAAAGAATATAACTACTCGTAGGTTCAAAAAGAAAGAACATGCATATACACATCTAAACCTTACATGGATGCCTGCAGGTTCACTGAACCCTGCAGGGATCAAATTAATAGAATGGAATATGTAATGATAATGCTGCTTCCTAGGTTCATGCAGCTACCCTCTCATCTCCTAGCAAAGCAGATCGAGCTAGGGAACAccatttgcaaaagaaaaaaaaatgtccattttgtaatcttcatctatAAGCCAAAGTCTAGCTTCCAATGCAACCAGCAACTAATAAGAAGCCATTCCCTTTTCAACTCCCAACTAATAAAACTGAGCATTAATTCCGGCCCTGCTAGTTTAGAGCAGCTTGTTGAAGTCAGTAAATAATTTTTAAGAAATATGAAAAAGTTTTAGTTGCACATGTATGATTAGGCTCCTTGAACTTTGCTACTAATAGCATATACGAAGATTATGTACACTGTTAATTACCAGTGATAATTTTTAACTAGCCGGTTAAGTTACAGACATGAAAGGAAAATGAAGGTGGAAGTGAACTAAAGCATATGCATGCACCCTTGAGCAGCCATGTGCTCCCACAGTAATTAACAGACGCTGAGGCAGCGATTAATTAGATGCTGCCGGCGTCACCCAGCGATTAGATGGGTGGTGACCGGTGAGATGCCAACTACAACAAATTAGAGAGAGCTCTCCAggccggctataaatagacagctgctgctgctgatggaaGCCGTAAGGCGCCGTAGCCAAAAATATAAGCAAGTCCCCTGCCTCTCGATCCttctgctagctagctagctcgcgGTTGTGTATTGTGTCTTGTGTGTGTGAGGAAGGATCGATCGATCGTCGGGCTCGgagctgaggaagaagaagaagatgtacggcggcggaggcggcggcggttgcagTCCGGACGACGACAGGATGGTGTGGAACGACAATAATAAAAAGCTGGCGACGAAGCACATcaatggaggcggcggcgaggaggcaaCAGCAAAAGGCGAGAAGCGGAAGCTGCGGCGCTCGGTGTCGATGACGACGGTGGGTGGGCGTCTGGCGAGCGCGGCGAAGGAGCAGCGGGCGCGCCTCTACATCATGCGCCGCTGCGTCTCCATGCTCGTGCGCTGGAAGGACTGACTGTTTGGGCTGCtgtgggtgtgggtgtgtgtaTGGGCCAGGCCCATCATGTTTCCTATGTTTGGGCTGCTGCTGGGTTGCTTTGCTTTTGCTtttcgagagagagagagagatctgaGATGGGCCTCCGTTGTCGCAATTCTGTCTGTTGTGTTATGCTTGGGCCGTTCATTGCGTACGTAGGTGCGTTGGCCGTCTGAATTAATCATCTCAATCGACTATTCTCTCTGCGATCCAATCGGGGTTTTAATTTCTTGGTTTACAGCAACGTAACCTACCCATATATAGCTAGCTACCTAGGTGCAACGACGGAAGTGGAATAATGGATCCACTGTACAAATAGATTTGTGAATGGAAAGAGATAACACTTGAAAGTTGTGGAAAAATAATGGATCTTCCTTTATAACAGGGTAGACTCCCCTTTTACAATGACTCGTGAACCACTTTACATTCCGAAAATGTGCTTCCTCAAACGCTACATTCCTACTATATGctgtacataaaggtcattgggGGTAATGTGTACAAATTGAAATCCTCCACGTAGTCACGTTTCTCACACCTCCATCCCTCTAACCTTGGAACTTCGCCTTCATGCCAGATCAACTTGTTAGCTTCGTATCATCACCCTCAGCCCGAGATAAATGCCCAACCTCGTGACGCTCGTTAGCTCCCCTATAAAAGGCGGGGGTGCGGGTCACTCAGGGCTACCCTCGCATCTTACTGTGAGTTTGCGCTCTGTTTGCTGGTGCTTTGAGATTCGCACTTTCCTCAGTTGTTTTTGTCCGTCTTCATAACTTCGAAGGTATTGTTCTTATGCATATTTTTCATTCTTGTTTAGCTCTATTGTTTTGCTTTGATTTACTGTTTATATGTTGTTCAGCTGGCTTGGATTATGCAAACCGTGAGATTGATGACTCCTGAAGAATTAGCATTGCATGGTCACGCTCCCGAAGGACAAGAGGCTCGCGAGGGTTCTAATCATCTGGAGGAAATCATGCCATGTGTCCACATGCTGGCCATTGATGTCTATGGAAATTACGCGGTCCAGAAGGTTAAGTTCCTCCAACTCAATCCAATATATTTGCGGCATGGTTTCTATTTAACTAGAATTTGCATTGTGAAGCATGTACAAGAATATAATCAATTGAGCATCAAGTCCCGTATTAATTGATCCATTATTTGTTTCTCCATCAGGTTCTTGAGTATGGACCGGAATCTTACAACAGGAAGCTCATCGGCTATCTTATTGAGCATGTGTTACCTACCCCTAAGCTTTCATATGTATGGTTGCCGGGTCACACAGAAGGTAAACCAATATTTCATATTCGAAaatgcatgtgtgtgtgtgtgtcttgTTCTGTTCCTGTGTCAGAGAGTGTTTTCCTACTGCAACAACCTGGAGATCTACGACACGTTGGCGGCAGAGATCATCGAGTCTGTTAACAAGCTGTCTCGAGAGAAATTTGCAGACTACGTGGTGCAGTACCTGCTGGAGCACGGCGGCCAAGCTAAGCGGTCCATGATGGTGAGCAATTTTGCCGGGTACGTCGTGAGCATGAGCTACAACAAATTTGCCTCCAATGTGATCGAGGCATGCCTGACCTTCGGGAGCCAGGAGGACCGGCAGCTCATCACCAACGAGATCATCACGAGGAAGATGGTGTCCGTTGCGGAGGAGCAGCAGGTGGGCGTGCTGGTGGATGTGGCCAGAAGCAACGTGGCCTATCTAGTCTGATGAGGTTTAAGTATGGCGAGCACGTCATTGCCGCCATCGAGAGCTTCCTCAGCGCCAAGGGTAAGACGCATTCCCTGCCAAGCTAGATGTTCCTCAGCACCAGCAACGCTAACTCATGACAtggctcctcctccactcccgcCCCAGTGAGATCTGGCTGCTGCTAACTGCCTAGTGAAGAAGACGAAGAGGAGGGAGACTGTGCCGCATCATCCATCTTGAACCGTGTCGTTGGATCGATCACTACTTATGAATAAACGATCAGGTTTCAGACTTGGATCGAATCGATGGAATGTTTCCTTCGTCGATCATCCCAACAGCATACTGTGACTGCTGTCAGATCAGATGCTGCATCATCGATGGAATGTTAGCTGACTGACTGACATGCAGTGACCGTTGTGGTAAACTAGGTGTTATATATGTCATTACATGATCGATTAGGTTCAGATGCTACACATATATAGTCTATAACTCTGAACAAAAAGCTTAAAGCACGAACAGAACATACATAGAGCACAAGGGAACATGCATGGATGAGTGTACTAGCAGATGATGAACTGTTTATTTCCTGGATGTGGGCGGCGGGCAGAAGGTGATGAGGTATCGGCTGGCCTTGCAGCGGTTGAGGGAGGTGGCGTCGTCGTAGGCGTAGCTGTAGGCCTTGGGACAGACGGCCTTGAAGACGTGGGCGAAGATGGTGGGGCGGCACCTCTCCGGCGACGCGTAGTCCCCCGTGCAGCAGTACCTGTCGCCTCCCATGGCCCTGCACGCGCTCCGGCACCCGGCCACCTTCCCCTCCCTGTCCCTCACCTCCAGCGCCGACGGGCAGCAGACGTTCATGTCCGCCTGGCACCCGGCCACGCCGcacccagcgccgccgcccaccggggACATGGACACCGGCGCGTTGAAACCGTCCACCAGCGACACGTCGTAGAAGTGCAGCGCCGACCTGGGGGTGCCCAGCGTCATCTCCACCACGGTCGCCGGCGTGGCGCCGGGGCGGCCGTCGCACCGGAGCACGCCGCCGCAGTCGCCCGTGGCGCAGCTGCCCCGCCCGCGGTCGTCGAAGGAGCAGCCGCGGCGAGGCCACACGCGACCGGACCAGCCCAGCGGCACGTCGAAGGCGGTCTCGTCTCCCGGGGCCAGGTGGAAGCCGCCCGACTGCGGTGTCGGGTGCCCGGCGGTGCCCAGCAGGCCAGGCCATATCGACTCCGCGCAGTTGTTCACCAAGATCAGCTggatgccgccgccaccaccaccaccactcgcGCTAGTCACTAGTAACGCCGCCATGGACAGGAAAATGCTGAGGAGCTGGAGCTTAGCCATGGAGCTCTCCTGATCTGTCAGCTATAGCTGCTGCTAATCATATCGAGTCTGCGGTGCTTATATGCATCTGCAAGGTGCAAGATGCTACTCTACGAAGAGGATTGTTATTCATCGCTACACACAGAAAAGATACAAAAGATGCAAAGCATTGCGCCGGCCAGGAGCGAGCTATTACTTAAGTAGTGATCTTATCATCAGCTTTGGCAACTAAAAAGTTTTGATTCTGGCAATGCAACAAGCAGTGTAGTGGCTCCCATGATTCTGTCGAGCCCCGACTCGATCGTATCGATCGTGCAGTTTATGATAGATACCAGAATATTACACAAGACAGAATTGTGGTTTCCTGCTTGCATTAGTAGTACTTGCCTCGCTCTAAAGCTTTTCAGGTAAATCTGATGAATTAGATTAtacaggattttttttcccaccaTGACGCCAATGTAGACTATATAGCAGTCCATGTAGGGCAGAAGTCAGTAACAGCAACCATACTACCTACAATGAAGAACTACTCAGCTTCTTCAGTCAGTCAGTGATGAACTTCCTATACATGCAACCGACATATACATTATACCTGCTGACATAAAGGTCAGAGAAAGCAAATTAAAGGAGAGGAACTGCTGGCATAAAGTGGTGTGTTGCCCTCCAACTTAGGACGTCCGGAAGGGATTGCAATGCAATCTCAGGATCTATTCCTTGCTTTGGACTGGGGTTAGCTTCTACCTCGCGTATGTCTATATAGTATTTGGATAACCAAAAGAATAAGCCCAGCAGCAAGTTGATGCATGGATCGGACACTTTCCTTCCTACAAGGAATATCTGTCTGCTCCTCCATCCCTTTTGCTTTTCCATCGCCATGCTTTTGTCGAGGCAATCTTGTGAAAAGGGCAAGCGTGTTGCTTACACATCTGATGAAAGCATCATGCATGTTTGCTCCGGTTATGAACCTTGCTTGAAGGGCCAAATTCCAGCTTGACCGGCCCGCTGACAAATTGGGCCTCTCAATTCTAGAGTACTTTTGGCCCAAAGCATAACCTATAGTACTTTTGGTCACTACTAAATAGTGACTAGTATTCTCATGAAAGGAAATCAATAAAGTAAGGTGGCCAACGTAAATTACACAAGAGATTTATATATAATGAAATGATCCACACATAGTTCCTTGTACAAaagattaagaaaaaaagaaggctGAAACTAAACACCACGCACAACACAAATACATGTGCGTGTGCTTGCAGTTGCATTGTAGTGATAAGCAACCAATGCAAGGAGATTGCAATGAACGAATGCAATAGCTAATACTATATAGTACAGTAGTAGCAGTACACACAGGTAGCTAGTTAATGTGCAGGTAATCAATAAGTTTGTGGGATTAGCTAGTTAATTACTGGTACTAAATTAAGTAAAGGAGCAGTAAAATTAAGAGTAATGTGTGTGAGATGTACGCATGTCTTGATGATGCATCTCGTGTGTGTACTTGATTTTAATTTGGTGCGTCAATTATtaccgccatcgtcgtcctgtGTAGTAGCAGTGCTGCCTTCTTGGGGTGGTGGTGTTGACGATCCTCCGCCGAACAAGCGACGACGGCTAACCGCCGACCTGTTGATGACCGTATTGTGTGTCACTGAAACTGGGCTGCACTGCTGCTCGAAATCCAAGGAGCAGGATGCGTAGATTGCCTGCATCATCCTCAAGCACTCATCGGCGTCTTTCTCGTCCTGCATTGCATGCATGCTAGTATTAtattgaagaaacaaaaatgcAGTACTGATCTACTATACATAGTTGAATGGAGGTAGGTGCTGAAGAATGATCGATGGTTTACCGTTGGGCAATGTGGACGAACAAGGCGGCTGATGATGTCGCCGTGCAGCAGTTGGTGACGATCCTGCTCCAGCTGGTTTACGCACCGAAgcgcggaggcggcgatgaCGGAGGGATCGAAGCGGAGAAGCAACGAGGGCTCTGCGAGCGAGCGGATGAGGAGGCGAGTTGCGCAGGGAGCGGTGGTGGTCGTAGTAATAATGAGCTGGAGGAAGGAGTAGGGCGTGACGCAGGCGAGGCGCCATTGGAGCGCCTTGAGCAGCGCGAGCTCCATGTCCCGCACCGTCGCCGCCCGGAACCAGTGCCCAAGCACCTCCTCCATCTGCAAATAATCATTTATTCAGAAAAAAGTGTCATGCATACAAGCAAGCAAGCATGGGCATGTGAATGCATGCAATGCGGTCATGTACGTAATAGTACCTGGAGATCGTGGAGCGATGGGATATTGACTTCGTCCAGCTTGCACGCGATGGACAAGCAGGCCACGCTCACCAGTTCAACCATCCACGCCTCCTCCCACTTCTGCTTCATCAATTCATTCATTCGTTCGTTGCATTGCATCAAGatcgaagaagaggaggaggaatgaATGACATGAACTCGTCATCCGGCAAGCTAAGCTAGCTGCAGATGATTACTTACCAGATGGCAGTTGATGGAGAGGAATCTGTCCAGATAGTTGACTGCGTTGaacgccgtggccgccgccagccccaaCCGACCAAATGCCT
This genomic window from Setaria viridis chromosome 8, Setaria_viridis_v4.0, whole genome shotgun sequence contains:
- the LOC117834702 gene encoding scarecrow-like protein 9; protein product: MTITPELEDKQQQQGVMAETTQQPSPSVFLDDLPLLAPCIIDIDGGKDDSSPEDDGNLVLPYISRMLMEDITGEFSDRYNPDHPALLKAQQPFAEILSNAIQKCPCKQLSQPAPLRMDTVEAKSLQLMTAKGSSCVDVVSMAFFKGMEEANKFLPIPTDSDETVWPSCRRKKKRLDRDDETTAQAQEVGMSTSKQMAASLQPAETEEEAAAREMLDRLMLNGYDHPSLAADMLEPPYVAIGMMGKTTPPRGKRHAVDLHTLLIRCAEAVASNDYRGAADLLERIKHHSSPTGDGTHRLAHCFAMGLEARLAGTGSQIYRLFMDKLTSSTVGVLKAYQFHMTSCCFLLVQHLFSNKTIYNAVTGRKKLHIVHYGLGRGLQWPDLLRWLARRDGGPPEVRLTGIDNPQPGFRPAQHIEETGHRLSECARRIGVPFRFRGIAKKLEAVQVEDLDIDPDEVLVINSILHLQSLMDESVFVERSNPRDMVLSTIRKMRPSVFIHAVNNGSHSSAFFMTRFREVLHSYTALFDMMDAIAPRDDDKRLLVERDMFAACITNIIACEGMDRVQRPQSYKQWQIRSQRAGLRQLPLDPEIVQMLKDKVKKEYHKSFVINEDQHWLLQGWKGRVLYALSMWTADDDRSVLAQT
- the LOC117866730 gene encoding thaumatin-like protein; the protein is MAKLQLLSIFLSMAALLVTSASGGGGGGGIQLILVNNCAESIWPGLLGTAGHPTPQSGGFHLAPGDETAFDVPLGWSGRVWPRRGCSFDDRGRGSCATGDCGGVLRCDGRPGATPATVVEMTLGTPRSALHFYDVSLVDGFNAPVSMSPVGGGAGCGVAGCQADMNVCCPSALEVRDREGKVAGCRSACRAMGGDRYCCTGDYASPERCRPTIFAHVFKAVCPKAYSYAYDDATSLNRCKASRYLITFCPPPTSRK
- the LOC117866729 gene encoding putative cyclin-D7-1: MDDSIRPGRAIPYVGPVGMEDDEEGSMLLHDDASDLLYCDEDPLLVSTPPPADGNGGGPVAAAAAASVVGVGDEEELGAAEQEEVLALLEHMMGRQGCYAPSRGYLEHLRRQQGAAGVAAARSRGVHYIIYAFGRLGLAAATAFNAVNYLDRFLSINCHLKWEEAWMVELVSVACLSIACKLDEVNIPSLHDLQMEEVLGHWFRAATVRDMELALLKALQWRLACVTPYSFLQLIITTTTTAPCATRLLIRSLAEPSLLLRFDPSVIAASALRCVNQLEQDRHQLLHGDIISRLVRPHCPTDEKDADECLRMMQAIYASCSLDFEQQCSPVSVTHNTVINRSAVSRRRLFGGGSSTPPPQEGSTATTQDDDGGNN
- the LOC117866901 gene encoding UPF0161 protein At3g09310 isoform X2, encoding MAAAAPSTSASFLPVRAAQPLAGITVSFGASYQKRRKIPARRVRCAADDEEEVKDLGVNVALSMLKFYKREISPLLPSSCRYVPTCSEYSMQAYKRYGVVKGTILTAWRLCRCNPLGGYGYDPPRWFGEEDLPLE
- the LOC117866901 gene encoding UPF0161 protein At3g09310 isoform X1, coding for MAAAAPSTSASFLPVRAAQPLAGITVSFGASYQKRRKIPARRVRCAADDEAEEVKDLGVNVALSMLKFYKREISPLLPSSCRYVPTCSEYSMQAYKRYGVVKGTILTAWRLCRCNPLGGYGYDPPRWFGEEDLPLE
- the LOC117866901 gene encoding UPF0161 protein At3g09310 isoform X3; this encodes MAAAAPSTSASFLPVRAAQPLAGITVSFGASYQKRRKIPARRVRCAADDEGEISPLLPSSCRYVPTCSEYSMQAYKRYGVVKGTILTAWRLCRCNPLGGYGYDPPRWFGEEDLPLE